Part of the Bacteroidota bacterium genome is shown below.
AATATCTCATAATCAAATCTCTATATGATTATTGCACCGATTAACGGTTCCTTTGCACAATTTTCAGTCAGTAAAACTAATAATAATTTTTTAAAGCGTACTAAGATTGATATTTATTATTTTATGATAGTTATACCCAACTTCCCGCCAAAAAGTTTCAATTTTTAATTAATAATCCTAAGAATTATTTATACAAAGTTGAAAAACAGGCAACTAATTTACAATAAAATAATCGTTCGGGTCGAAATTAATTAATATTTAATCACTGACCTCCCCTCAGGGAAAATTGAAATTTAATCGAAAACCTTACCAGACATGGTTTGTATGGCAATTTTCCCGGCAAGGCATGCTTCAAAAAAATATTTATCTTTGAATTCATAAAACCTAAACACTTATCTGATGTTGCAATTTAAACTCAATTACTCCAAATGGATTACAGTGCTCTGCCTCATTCCAACTACCCTCTTCGGGCAACTCAGCGGAACGAAAGTGATTGGTACAGCACCTTCAGATTATACCACTTTTTCTGCAGCAGTCACCGCGTTGAATTCTTCCGGAATTAGTAATTCTGTTGTATTTCAGGTAAAACCGGGTACCTACAATGAACAGATTTCAATAGGTGCCGTAAACGGTACCGCAGCCAATAAAACCATAACTTTTGAATCGCTGAACCACGACAGTACCTCGGTGATACTTCAATTTAACTCGTCGGCAACAGCCTCTAACAATTACGTACTTCGGTTAAACGGTACCGATTACGTTACCTTTCGGCAGATGACCATACAACGGACAGATACACTGGCTTACGCCCAGGTGGTTGACATTTCATCGGGCGCAACCCATAATACCTTTTCTAATAATATTATCAAAGGAACTACAAAAGCAAACCTGAATACTTATTGCGCGCTGATTGGCTCAACCAATGCACTCGAAGATTCATACAACGTTTTTACACAGAACAAATTTCTGTACGGCAGTTTTGGATTCTATTACCTTGGTCAGGGCAGCACTATGCCCGAGTCCGGGACACAAATTACCTATAATACCTTCAGCGGACAGAATTATAGGGCTATCTACATGACAAGCCAGCGATCAGCCAAAATAAATAATAATATTATCAGCACAGCAAGCGCAAACAGCAATTATGTAGGTATTTATGGGCAATATGCCAACGACAGCCTCCGTATACTGAAGAACAGGCTCGACCTGAGCACGGGTACAGGAATTTATCTGGCAAACTGCAACGAAACATCAAGCATCCGCGGGTTGATTGCGAATAATTTTATTGCTGTAGGCGGAACATCAACAGCACATGGAATCAGTTTGAACAACGTTAAACTTGAATGTATTTATAACAACAGCATCCACATTTACAGTAGCAGTGCTGCATCGGGCAGGGCACTATTCCTGAACGGGTCGATAACTGCAACACTTTACATAATAAATAATGTACTGGCAAATACAGGCGGCGGATATTGTTACTATGCAGACGCGACCACAGGAACTCCTGTTACTTCTTCTAACTACAACGATCTATACACAACAGGCAGTTATGTGGGCTCATGGAAAAGTGCCGGTAATACAGCCTTGCTTTCCGACTGGCGCACGGCCTCATCGCTTGATGCCAATTCGGTTTCGGCCGATCCGCTTTTTACTTCTGCTTCCGACCTCCATGCTTCATCGGGAACTATTCATGGTGCAGGGACAGCCGCTTTGCTCTACTTTTCTATCACCGATGATATCGACAATCAGTCACGTTCAAATCCTCCTGACATAGGCGCAGATGAATTCAATATTGAAGATTTGGGCATCAGCGCCTTTGACAACATCCATGGAATTTGCCCGGGTATAGCATTTCACGTTACTGTGTTTATTAAGAATTTTGGCAGTTGGCCCTTTAGTGGCTCTGTTCCCGTTTTCTACCTGATACAGGGTTCGCCGGTCGTTAATGCTACTACACCTTCAATTACACTCAATCCCGGCGACAGCACCGCTTTCACATTCAGCCAGACAGAGAATATTGCCATTCCCGGAGCACATTCAATCACAGCCGGAACAACTCTTGCGGTGGACATAAATACATCCAACGACAATACTGCTGACAGTGTCCGTATCTTTCCGTATGCTGCAGCCAGCGCAGGTCCTGATGTACCGGTATGCACAGGCGATAGTGCCACACTCACGGCCACGGGAGGTACTGGATATACATGGAATACGACTCCACCAAGTTCAAACCCCACCATTACTGTGCTTGTCGCCGACACTACCCTGTTTTCCGTAACAGTAATCAGCTCCGACGGATGCTCGGCAACAGACAGTGCCTATGTTTTTCCTGCGCTGTTTCCAAAGCCGGTTGCAGGATTCAGTTTTATGCCGTCTAATCTGCAAACAAGCTTTACCAATACCTCAACAGATGCCCTCACCTATTTATGGGATTTCGGCGACGGCAATACTGACAACACAGCCAACCCTGTCCACACCTACACTGCAACAGGTAATTATATTGTTACGCTTTACGCAATCAATCCATGCGATTCCGACACAATTACACAAAACCTGACACTCAACAGCATTGACGAAAATGGACAAATTCCCGCATTTAATATTTCGCCAAACCCGGCCGTTGATTATGTAAGAGTGTCGGTAAATATTCTGAACGAAACCATCAAAAGTGCAGAAATATCAGACGTTACAGGTAGATTTGCCTGCAACATTTCAATAACCGATATCCTGAACGACAGAGCACTTAACGTAAGCAAACTCGCTAACGGCATGTATTTCCTGAAGATTTACACTTCTGCCGGTTTGCGTGTTGTCAGGTTTATTATCAACCGTTAGTTGTTGTAAACACCTATTAACAAGCATTCCGAAGGCGTAATACATGCCTGAACGTCTATTTTTTTATTTTTTTTCTGATGAAAATTAATTCAAAATGCTATTTTTGTAAACGCTGTTTCTGTTGGGAATAATGAGATAGCGAAGCGGTCGGATCCAATGAATCAAATACGAAACATACTATTTGCGGCAATAGCCATAATACTGTTGTCGGGCGGATACGCCCGGGGACAGGAAGAGCCTGATTCCAATAACTTCCTCATCATAGAAAGTATGAATGACAGCATCGACCTGCATTCCAATTTTTATGATATCACCGACTCCCTCTCAGAATTTTTTCCCATGTCATCATTCTATGAAAACTGGGACACGGAAGGAATTCATTTTCCAAAAGTTGATTTTTCAAAAAAAGAAGATACCACTATTCTTGTGCTATGCGATGAAAAAACCAATTTCTTTGTGATGCCGCGCAAAGACAAGATTAATTCCGACTATGGATTCAGGCACAGACGCTTTCATTACGGCATCGATATCGACCTTAATATTGGAGACACCATACGCAGTGCGTTTGACGGGATTATTCGCATTTCCAAATACCATAAAGGCTACGGAAATGTAGTTGTAATAAGGCATTTCAACGGTTTAGAAACTATTTACGGGCATATGTCTGCAGCAAAAGTGTTACCCAATCAAACGGTGAAAGCCGGTGATGTTATTGGTCTTGGCGGCAGCACCGGTCACTCTACCGGACCCCATCTTCACTTCGAAATCCGTTATCTGGGAACCCCCATGAATCCACGAAAAGTTGTGGATTTTGAAAAATTCAAATTACTGAGCGACACATTGCTTATCACTAAACAAACCTTTGAAAGCCCGCTCAAAAGCATCAAAGGCGGAAAAGGCACCACGACCACTCAAAACTACAAAGGCGGCGGAACTTATTATACCGTTAAAAGCGGAGATACACTGGGGCACATCGCTGCTAAATACGGCACTTCGGTGAGCACACTTTGCAAACTAAACGGCCTCACGTCCAAAAGTATCCTGCGCATCGGTCAGCGCATCAAAATACGGTAGCATCATCTTTTTTACTTTTTACCGCATTCCTGAATATTTTTATATCTTTGCTTCCGAAACGGTAAGCCATTTATTCATTGGTAATGGCTGCAAGGGAACCGGGTGAAAATCCCGGACAGTGCCCGCTGCTGTAAGCTCTTTAAACTTCCTGGAAACCATATGTCACTGTTCGCTTTCGCGGATGGGAAGACACCAGAGAAGGGAGTAAGTCAGAAGACCTGCCATTTCATTATTGTATTGTAGCTTCGGGAAAAAAGCGAAAAGGACGGTGGCATAAACTTTTTCCTTCTCCCGTATTGTTACTGATGATTAAAATAATCATAGTATAATGCCTTTTCGTTCAGGTTATAAAATAGCTGTTTTTATTCTGTCATTTTTGGCAGCATACAGCTCGTGCACGGCACAAAAGAGCCTGACCGATACCGTTGTTCCGCTCCGGGAAGTCGATGTTTCTGCAGCCCGCCTCGACGTGTTTACTGTTGGCACAAAAGTAGTTCGGATTGACAGCACAGATCTGGGAACTTGCAAAACCCTGTCATTAGCGGATATGCTCTCCACATTAAGTCTTGTTGCCGTGAAAAGTTATGGTGCAGGAAGCCTTGCAACAATTTCTATGCGGGGTACCGGAGCAGCACATGTAGCAGTACTCTGGAACGGATTCAGCCTGCAAAGCCCGATGAATGGAGGAACCGATATTTCGTTGTTGCCCGTGTTTTTTGCAGATAAAGTAACACTGCAATATGGCGGTGCCGGCGCCCTTTTCGGAAGTGGTGCACTTGGCGGTAGTATCCATTTCGAAAATAAACCATCATTTAACCGCGGTTGGAATATCAGTATTGGCAGTGCTGCCGGAAGCTTTGATGATTATTCGGGTCAGTTTTCAGCACTCTTCAGCGGTAAAAAACTGGTTTCATCAACAAAAATATTTTATAACAGCGCTCAAAATAATTATCCATTCACAAATATTACCCTGGTCGCAAAACCGATTTCGAAACTCCAGCATGCGGCTATTATAAGCACCGGTCTTTTGCAGGAAAATTACCTGAAAATAGGCAACAATCAGGAAATAAATATTCGAATCTGGTGTCAGGACGAACAACGGCAAATACCGCCATTAATGGTTAAACCGTATAGTAATGCAACACAGGACGACCGCTTTGCAAGGCTCAGCGCGGGTTGGCAGCGCACAAGCGCGAAAGTTGACCTGCAGCTTCGTTCAGGACTGTTTTACGATATACAGCATTATGAAAACCCCGATATCAATACAGATGCGTTGCTTACCTCCGTTGTTTCATCAACCGATGCCGAAAGTAGTTTCAGACCGGCAAAAGGGCATATAATAAATGCCGCATTGAACCTTACTTATGCGCAGGCATCATCCGATAATTATTCGGAAACCGCCGAACAGCAAAAGGAATCCCTTTTTGTTTCATGGAAATATGTAACGAAAAATGGAAATCTCAAAACTGCCGTCAGCCTGCGCGAAGAAGTTGTTGACGGCACCCTGATGAATCCGGTTCCTGCAGCAGGTATCGAATGGAACCTGTTCAAAAGCTTTAAAGTTTATGCCAACGGCTCAGGTGTGTACAGGCTGCCAACACTAAACGACCGTTATTGGGTACCCGGCGGAAACCGCGAGTTGAAACCCGAGCAGGGATGGACCGAAGAACTCGGAATTCAGCATCAAATCAACATCAAATCATTTACCACCTCGTACGAAATAAGTGCATTCAACAGCAACATTCATAACTGGATTATCTGGCTGCCAATGGATAGTTACTGGTCGCCACGCAACCTGCTTGAAGTATGGTCAAGAGGAACGGAAGCAACCCTGAATGGCGGATTCAGCAAAAAATCATGGCATGTAAAAATAAGCGCGTCCATAAATTATGTGAAATCCACCAACCAGAAATCGAAATATGAAAATGATGCCTCTGTAGGAAAACAACTGATTTATGTTCCTCAGATTTCAGCTTTCGGAAGACTGGAAATAGGTTGGCACAATGTGCAGCTTATATACCTGCATTCCTGCACCGGCGGCAGATACACAACATCCGACAACACATTTTTTCTGGAACCTTACCAAACAGGGAAAATTTATCTTTCAAATAAATTTCATCTGCAGCACTTCGCCATTGAAATCTATGGCAGCATCAGCAACATCTGGAATACAGAGTATCAATCCATCGCATGGATGCCCGGAACGGGACGCAGTTTCAAAGTAGGGATAGTACTCACTGCTGACGGCAGATTTAAAAATGACAATTCAAAATAACAATAAAACAATACCACTTAAAAGCACCGTATTATGAACAAGTACACAAAATTACTCCTGACAACAATTTTTATACTGGTAATTCAATACAGCTGTCGTTGCCAAACCACTTCCGACTTCGAAGATTTGGTATTGCCTGTTGACACCTTTTGGGACGGAAGTGACCTTAGCGGAGGATTCGCAGACGGAAATGCTTATTTCCCAACGGTTTTTGATACTACCTATTTTTTCTGGGATGGCGGCTGGGCCTATTCGAATAAAAAAGACAGTGTGACCGGCGGATTTGGGAATATGTACAGCGCCCGTCCGGCAGGCGGTGTGTTTGGGTCTGACAATTACATTGTTTGCCAGCCTGATGCAAAAATTATTCTTACGGGCAATGCCGCCGGCAAAATGGTGACCGGTGCGTGGATTACCAACGACACCTACCCTGCTCTGAGTATGCGCGACGGCGACGGATTCTCGAAAAAATTCGGAGGCAACAGCGGCAACGACCCCGACTGGTTCAAGCTTTCGGTAAGCGGATGGCTTGGCGGAACAGCACTGCAAGACACCGTTGAATTCTTTTTAGCCGATTACCGTTTCGCCAATAACGCGCTCGACTATATTGTTACCGACTGGCAATACCTGGACCTTAGCCCGCTGGGCAATGTCGACAGCCTGTCGTTTGGCTTGACCAGCTCCGATACCGGCTCTTTCGGTATGAATACACCTGCCTATTTCTGCCTCGATAACTTCATCACTGCCGATTCATACGCATCGGTGCCGGATTACCCAAATGAAAATATTTCAATATTTCCGAATCCGAGCACAGACGTTATAACAGTAAAAGCCCCGGGAATGAAGCGTTTGCGTATCATAAGTGCAATTGGCAGCTGCGTTTTCGAAAATGCGGCTCCCCTTGACGAAATGGAAATAAACAGCACTTCTTTTGCGAAAGGCCTATATTTACTGGAGATATCGTACAGTAACTATTGCATCACCAAAAAAATAATGAAACAATAATCTTGATGATGACAAAGAGAATCATAATACTCATCATTCTGGTATCCTTAACTGTCGGGCTTTACGCTCAGTATCCGCCTGCAGCGGGACAAACAGGCACTACTGCCATGTATAAAGACAGCTCTGCGTTTGTAGCATGGGCAAGTGCATGTACCGTTCAGCGCGGCTTCCAGAATATTGCAGACACCTCACTGGGATTCGTCACGGTAGGCGACAGTTCAATGGCCACAGGTCCTGCAGGCCCCGGAGGCGTTGTAAGTCTAGGCGATGGCGGCATTGCAATACTTACATTTGATGAACCCATTGCCAATGGGCCCGGTTGGGATTTTGCTGTTTTTGAAAATTCATTTGACGGACTTTTTCTTGAACTGGCTTTTGTAGAAGTCAGTTCAGACGGCATAAACTTCTTTCGCTTCCCTCCCACATCGCTTACGGATACCGCCACACAAATAGGCACGTTCGGTACGATTGATGCCACAAAAATTAATAATCTGGCCGGAAAATACAGTTTGAATTACGGAACGCCCTTCGACCTTCAGGAGCTGGATTCCATTGCGGGGCTTGATATTTCAGCGGTCACACACATAAAAATTATTGATGTTGTAGGAAGCATGACTGACAGCCTGGCAACGCGCGATTCGGCCGGAAATAAAATAAATGACCCCTGGCCCACACCTTTTGCACAGGGCGGATTTGACCTCGATGCAGTGGGCGTAATTCATAAACAGCCCCAATCGGTAGAAGAATTCAAAAATATCCAAATCAACGTTTTTCCGAATCCTGCGTCAGATGACATTCGTTTCGCTGTTCCATCTCACGAAAGTGAAAGAAATACGATGGTTCATATTTCGGATTTGGCAGGGCGCAGATTAATTTCACAAGTATTGACTGCAGAATCAGTATCATCAGACACTTACAAAATGGATATTACCGGTCTTTCTGATGGATGTTATTTATTATCGGCTCAGAACGGCACTTCATATTATCATTCAACATTTATCATTCGGCATTAGTATGAAAATTTTCAAAAATATCTTTGTTCTGTTTTCCTTGATAATTATTGTTTCCGGCATTCTTTCAGCCTGTAAGAAAAAGGATGACACACCGCCGGTTAATGATGTGCCCGATATGACTTCTCTGCATGGTGCATTTATTATGAATGAAGGAAACTACCAGGCAGCAAACGGTTCTGTTTCTTTTTATAATACTGACGACGGTACTCTCACCGAAGACCTCTTCAACAAAGCAAACGGGCGCATACTCGGCGACGTGGTGCAGTCCATGTGTATCATCGACAGCAAGGCATATATTGTAGTCAATAATTCAAACAAAATTGAGATTGTTAACCTGAAAGATTTCACTTCAACGGGTCAGATACAAAACCTGGATTCGCCCCGCTATATGCTACCGGTTTCATCAACCAAAGCATATGTTTCAGATCTCTACAGTAACAGCATTACTATTGTCAACCTTGCAACAAATGCAGTAAGCGGCCACATTCCATGCAAGGGAAGCACCGAAGAAATGCTTATGTCGGGAAGCAATGTATTTGTGACCAATACCCGCACCGAATATCTGTATATCGTAAACACAAATACAGATGCAATCATCGACAGCATTCATGTTGGTATAGGCTCAAACTCACTGCAGACAGATAAAAACGGCAAACTGTGGGTGATGTGTGCCGGCGATTTAACCACTTCCGCTACTGCCGGAATATACAGAATCAATCTTCAGAATTTGCAGGTTGAGCAGTCGTTTCCGATATCCGCAACCTTAAATATCTGGGACAAACTGCGGATGAATGCCGCTGCAGATACGATTTACTATCTGAATAAGGGCGTGAATAAAATGGGTGTATCATCCTCAGCATTGCCTGCCGCACCTTTCATCCCGCTGAGTGGTCGCAATTTTCACGGACTGGCTGTATCACCGGCCGGCACGCTGTTTATTGCCGATGCCATCGACTACGTACAAAAAGGAAAAGTTTATACGTACAGCAACGGCGGTGTTTTATTAAATACCTTATCAGCGGGCATTATTCCGGGCGATATCTGCTTCAAATAACGGCAGGTATTAGAGGCGGTCTATAAACAATATCCCGTTCAGATGGTCTATTTCGTGCTGAAAAATAACGGACGTAAAATTTGTAGAGCTATACCCTTCAATCAGTTCCTGATGATGGCTGCCATCGGGCAAATCGTATTCAACTACAACGGCCGAACTGCGGTGACTGTTCCCATGAACTCCCGGAATTGACAGGCATCCGTCGCCGTTGAAAATTATCTGTTTGTTGGAATAAAGTACAATGCGAGGATTCAGATACACTTCAAATGGCTTGCCTGCTTTGTCGAGGCGCTGCACCCATATAATATTGCGGTTTATTCCTACCTGAGGCGCGGCAATACCGACACCGGGGTTGGCCGGGTCTTTAACGGTCACCAGCATTCGGTGTATTAATTGCATCAGCGCAGCATCATTCGTATCGGGTCGTACATCATGACTTTTTGTGCGCAGTTTCAACGAATCGTCAAGGATATTAATGGTGAGCACCCGCATCAGGGTTGTATCATCACCCGCCAATATCAAAGCTTTCTCGTCTGAAGTAAGAGCCAGCGTATCGGGAGGCGGCGTGCCAACGTA
Proteins encoded:
- a CDS encoding DUF5074 domain-containing protein; the protein is MKIFKNIFVLFSLIIIVSGILSACKKKDDTPPVNDVPDMTSLHGAFIMNEGNYQAANGSVSFYNTDDGTLTEDLFNKANGRILGDVVQSMCIIDSKAYIVVNNSNKIEIVNLKDFTSTGQIQNLDSPRYMLPVSSTKAYVSDLYSNSITIVNLATNAVSGHIPCKGSTEEMLMSGSNVFVTNTRTEYLYIVNTNTDAIIDSIHVGIGSNSLQTDKNGKLWVMCAGDLTTSATAGIYRINLQNLQVEQSFPISATLNIWDKLRMNAAADTIYYLNKGVNKMGVSSSALPAAPFIPLSGRNFHGLAVSPAGTLFIADAIDYVQKGKVYTYSNGGVLLNTLSAGIIPGDICFK
- a CDS encoding DUF4465 domain-containing protein, with product MNKYTKLLLTTIFILVIQYSCRCQTTSDFEDLVLPVDTFWDGSDLSGGFADGNAYFPTVFDTTYFFWDGGWAYSNKKDSVTGGFGNMYSARPAGGVFGSDNYIVCQPDAKIILTGNAAGKMVTGAWITNDTYPALSMRDGDGFSKKFGGNSGNDPDWFKLSVSGWLGGTALQDTVEFFLADYRFANNALDYIVTDWQYLDLSPLGNVDSLSFGLTSSDTGSFGMNTPAYFCLDNFITADSYASVPDYPNENISIFPNPSTDVITVKAPGMKRLRIISAIGSCVFENAAPLDEMEINSTSFAKGLYLLEISYSNYCITKKIMKQ
- a CDS encoding PKD domain-containing protein; this translates as MLQFKLNYSKWITVLCLIPTTLFGQLSGTKVIGTAPSDYTTFSAAVTALNSSGISNSVVFQVKPGTYNEQISIGAVNGTAANKTITFESLNHDSTSVILQFNSSATASNNYVLRLNGTDYVTFRQMTIQRTDTLAYAQVVDISSGATHNTFSNNIIKGTTKANLNTYCALIGSTNALEDSYNVFTQNKFLYGSFGFYYLGQGSTMPESGTQITYNTFSGQNYRAIYMTSQRSAKINNNIISTASANSNYVGIYGQYANDSLRILKNRLDLSTGTGIYLANCNETSSIRGLIANNFIAVGGTSTAHGISLNNVKLECIYNNSIHIYSSSAASGRALFLNGSITATLYIINNVLANTGGGYCYYADATTGTPVTSSNYNDLYTTGSYVGSWKSAGNTALLSDWRTASSLDANSVSADPLFTSASDLHASSGTIHGAGTAALLYFSITDDIDNQSRSNPPDIGADEFNIEDLGISAFDNIHGICPGIAFHVTVFIKNFGSWPFSGSVPVFYLIQGSPVVNATTPSITLNPGDSTAFTFSQTENIAIPGAHSITAGTTLAVDINTSNDNTADSVRIFPYAAASAGPDVPVCTGDSATLTATGGTGYTWNTTPPSSNPTITVLVADTTLFSVTVISSDGCSATDSAYVFPALFPKPVAGFSFMPSNLQTSFTNTSTDALTYLWDFGDGNTDNTANPVHTYTATGNYIVTLYAINPCDSDTITQNLTLNSIDENGQIPAFNISPNPAVDYVRVSVNILNETIKSAEISDVTGRFACNISITDILNDRALNVSKLANGMYFLKIYTSAGLRVVRFIINR
- a CDS encoding peptide deformylase; this encodes MRKIVPVFCLLFLVLLTLSCKKDPTIEYVGTPPPDTLALTSDEKALILAGDDTTLMRVLTINILDDSLKLRTKSHDVRPDTNDAALMQLIHRMLVTVKDPANPGVGIAAPQVGINRNIIWVQRLDKAGKPFEVYLNPRIVLYSNKQIIFNGDGCLSIPGVHGNSHRSSAVVVEYDLPDGSHHQELIEGYSSTNFTSVIFQHEIDHLNGILFIDRL
- a CDS encoding TonB-dependent receptor codes for the protein MPFRSGYKIAVFILSFLAAYSSCTAQKSLTDTVVPLREVDVSAARLDVFTVGTKVVRIDSTDLGTCKTLSLADMLSTLSLVAVKSYGAGSLATISMRGTGAAHVAVLWNGFSLQSPMNGGTDISLLPVFFADKVTLQYGGAGALFGSGALGGSIHFENKPSFNRGWNISIGSAAGSFDDYSGQFSALFSGKKLVSSTKIFYNSAQNNYPFTNITLVAKPISKLQHAAIISTGLLQENYLKIGNNQEINIRIWCQDEQRQIPPLMVKPYSNATQDDRFARLSAGWQRTSAKVDLQLRSGLFYDIQHYENPDINTDALLTSVVSSTDAESSFRPAKGHIINAALNLTYAQASSDNYSETAEQQKESLFVSWKYVTKNGNLKTAVSLREEVVDGTLMNPVPAAGIEWNLFKSFKVYANGSGVYRLPTLNDRYWVPGGNRELKPEQGWTEELGIQHQINIKSFTTSYEISAFNSNIHNWIIWLPMDSYWSPRNLLEVWSRGTEATLNGGFSKKSWHVKISASINYVKSTNQKSKYENDASVGKQLIYVPQISAFGRLEIGWHNVQLIYLHSCTGGRYTTSDNTFFLEPYQTGKIYLSNKFHLQHFAIEIYGSISNIWNTEYQSIAWMPGTGRSFKVGIVLTADGRFKNDNSK
- a CDS encoding M23 family metallopeptidase, yielding MNQIRNILFAAIAIILLSGGYARGQEEPDSNNFLIIESMNDSIDLHSNFYDITDSLSEFFPMSSFYENWDTEGIHFPKVDFSKKEDTTILVLCDEKTNFFVMPRKDKINSDYGFRHRRFHYGIDIDLNIGDTIRSAFDGIIRISKYHKGYGNVVVIRHFNGLETIYGHMSAAKVLPNQTVKAGDVIGLGGSTGHSTGPHLHFEIRYLGTPMNPRKVVDFEKFKLLSDTLLITKQTFESPLKSIKGGKGTTTTQNYKGGGTYYTVKSGDTLGHIAAKYGTSVSTLCKLNGLTSKSILRIGQRIKIR
- a CDS encoding T9SS type A sorting domain-containing protein, yielding MMTKRIIILIILVSLTVGLYAQYPPAAGQTGTTAMYKDSSAFVAWASACTVQRGFQNIADTSLGFVTVGDSSMATGPAGPGGVVSLGDGGIAILTFDEPIANGPGWDFAVFENSFDGLFLELAFVEVSSDGINFFRFPPTSLTDTATQIGTFGTIDATKINNLAGKYSLNYGTPFDLQELDSIAGLDISAVTHIKIIDVVGSMTDSLATRDSAGNKINDPWPTPFAQGGFDLDAVGVIHKQPQSVEEFKNIQINVFPNPASDDIRFAVPSHESERNTMVHISDLAGRRLISQVLTAESVSSDTYKMDITGLSDGCYLLSAQNGTSYYHSTFIIRH